In the genome of Streptomyces sp. NBC_00190, one region contains:
- a CDS encoding antibiotic biosynthesis monooxygenase: MFAVIYRWRLQEGKEQLFVDGWHRVTAAIHSQCGSYGSRLHQADDGTWVAYARWPDAEAREQCAMPDPQGAAMMTEAIAERLPETRLHIVDDMLAEPTGL, encoded by the coding sequence ATGTTCGCAGTGATCTATCGATGGCGCCTCCAGGAGGGCAAGGAGCAACTGTTCGTCGATGGTTGGCACCGGGTGACGGCGGCGATCCACTCCCAGTGCGGCAGTTACGGCTCCCGCCTGCATCAGGCGGACGACGGCACGTGGGTGGCCTACGCACGGTGGCCCGACGCGGAAGCCCGCGAACAGTGCGCGATGCCGGATCCGCAGGGAGCGGCGATGATGACCGAGGCGATCGCGGAGCGCCTCCCGGAAACGCGGCTGCACATCGTCGACGACATGCTCGCGGAGCCGACCGGCCTCTGA
- a CDS encoding LysR family transcriptional regulator — translation MAAMPTPHELYEVFLRVARLASFTAAARSLGYTQSAVSRQIQVLEDEWGTPLFDRLPRGVRLTEAGRILLPHAEAVGERLRTARAELDALRTVGAGRLRIGAFSTADAALLPRALAAFRTRHPAVAVTRTEGPSAKHLALLAAGDLDLAVVADTSGRPPQGCTPHHLLDERMYVALPCGHRLAGRADVRLAELADEEWIAGGTRPEDTLMRSALEGGFHPRTGFVAADWIAKQGFVAAGLGVTLIPALAASSARPDLALVPLHPDDTPRRQVYAATARGGVPSPAALAFLALLKEAAHGLAS, via the coding sequence ATGGCTGCCATGCCCACACCGCATGAGTTGTACGAGGTCTTCCTCCGCGTGGCCCGCCTGGCCTCCTTCACCGCCGCCGCCCGCTCCCTCGGCTACACCCAGTCCGCGGTCTCCCGGCAGATACAGGTCCTGGAGGACGAGTGGGGCACCCCGCTTTTCGACCGCCTTCCGCGTGGGGTCCGCCTCACCGAGGCCGGCCGGATCCTGCTCCCGCACGCCGAGGCCGTCGGCGAACGGCTGCGTACCGCCCGAGCCGAACTCGACGCCCTGCGCACCGTCGGCGCCGGGCGGCTGCGGATCGGTGCCTTCTCCACCGCCGACGCCGCGCTGCTGCCTCGCGCGCTCGCGGCTTTCCGGACCCGCCACCCCGCCGTCGCCGTCACCCGCACCGAGGGCCCCTCCGCCAAGCACCTGGCCCTCCTCGCCGCCGGGGACCTCGACCTCGCCGTCGTCGCCGACACCTCCGGGCGGCCCCCGCAGGGCTGCACCCCCCACCACCTGCTCGACGAGCGGATGTACGTGGCCCTGCCGTGCGGCCACCGGCTCGCCGGGCGCGCCGACGTGAGGCTGGCCGAACTGGCCGACGAGGAGTGGATCGCGGGCGGCACCCGCCCCGAGGACACGCTGATGCGCTCCGCACTGGAGGGGGGGTTCCACCCGCGGACGGGCTTCGTCGCAGCCGACTGGATCGCCAAGCAGGGCTTCGTCGCGGCCGGGCTCGGCGTCACCCTGATCCCGGCGCTCGCCGCCTCCTCCGCGCGACCCGACCTCGCGCTCGTCCCTCTGCACCCGGACGACACCCCGCGCCGCCAGGTCTACGCGGCCACCGCGCGCGGGGGCGTCCCCTCCCCCGCGGCCCTGGCCTTCCTGGCCCTCCTGAAGGAGGCCGCGCACGGGCTGGCATCCTGA
- a CDS encoding NAD(P)-dependent oxidoreductase → MDTAKKIAFLGLGHMGAPMARHLLAQGHALTVWNRTPDKAEALAAAGATVAATPAGAVRDADLVVTMLADQAALRAVSDALLSDSAALRPGVHWIDTSTVGPDTVRALAARLPEGVTLTDAPVMGSVDRAATGKLWVLAGGDPLPGPVRELLNTLGEVTVCGPAGSGAALKLVLINAVVGGVGLVAEALRLGQVLGLPQELVRAELARGPLAGAVARTYADASHFPVALAAKDVALATGHAPLPILEAVHATLTARPDLADQDLSHIRPSAASDVTRCSKVQRQGGEVVRDSA, encoded by the coding sequence ATGGACACAGCGAAGAAGATCGCATTCCTCGGCCTCGGCCACATGGGTGCACCTATGGCCCGTCACCTGCTCGCCCAGGGGCACGCATTGACGGTGTGGAACCGGACGCCGGACAAGGCGGAAGCACTGGCGGCGGCCGGTGCGACGGTCGCCGCCACACCCGCCGGTGCGGTCCGCGACGCGGACCTCGTCGTCACGATGCTGGCCGATCAGGCGGCCCTGCGGGCCGTCTCCGACGCCCTCCTGTCGGACTCGGCGGCCCTGCGGCCCGGCGTCCACTGGATCGATACCTCGACGGTCGGGCCGGACACGGTGAGGGCGCTCGCGGCGCGGCTGCCGGAGGGCGTGACGCTGACCGACGCGCCGGTGATGGGAAGCGTGGACCGGGCCGCCACGGGAAAGCTGTGGGTGCTGGCGGGCGGCGACCCGCTGCCCGGCCCGGTCCGCGAGCTGCTGAACACCCTCGGCGAGGTCACCGTGTGCGGCCCTGCGGGCTCCGGCGCCGCCCTCAAGCTGGTGCTGATCAACGCGGTGGTCGGCGGAGTCGGACTGGTGGCGGAGGCCCTGAGGCTGGGCCAGGTCCTGGGCCTGCCGCAGGAGCTGGTCCGCGCCGAACTGGCCCGCGGACCGCTGGCCGGCGCGGTGGCCCGTACGTACGCCGACGCCTCCCACTTCCCGGTGGCCTTGGCCGCGAAGGACGTGGCCCTGGCCACCGGCCACGCCCCGCTCCCGATCCTGGAGGCGGTGCACGCCACGCTCACCGCCCGACCGGACCTCGCGGACCAGGACCTCTCCCACATCAGGCCCTCAGCGGCCTCGGACGTGACACGGTGCTCGAAGGTGCAGCGCCAGGGTGGCGAGGTAGTCCGTGACTCGGCGTAG
- a CDS encoding SDR family NAD(P)-dependent oxidoreductase, translating to MDISGSNVVLTGATGGIGSALAARLTAEGARLTVTGRREEALKVTADACGARAVVADLAARADVVRLAETCAEADILVANAALPASGDLLDYTEEQLDRALDVNLRAPVLLSRLLAAHMVARGRGHIVLVGSISGKAATKSTSLYNATKFGLRGFALALRQELRGTGVGVSLVQPGFVRDAGMFAATGAATPNGIRTVTPGQVADGVVRAVRRDRCEVNVAPLELRLLSAIAGQFPGFAERVQARADVDGSVRQIVESQRSRR from the coding sequence GTGGACATATCCGGATCGAACGTTGTGCTCACCGGGGCCACCGGAGGTATCGGTTCCGCCCTGGCCGCGCGCCTGACCGCGGAGGGAGCCCGCCTCACCGTCACCGGGCGGCGGGAGGAAGCCCTCAAGGTCACCGCGGACGCGTGCGGCGCCCGCGCCGTGGTCGCCGATCTGGCCGCCCGGGCCGACGTCGTCCGCCTCGCCGAGACCTGCGCCGAGGCCGACATCCTCGTCGCGAACGCAGCCCTGCCCGCCAGCGGCGACCTCCTGGACTACACCGAGGAGCAGCTCGACCGCGCCCTCGACGTCAACCTGCGGGCACCCGTCCTTCTCTCCCGACTGCTCGCGGCGCACATGGTCGCCCGCGGCCGCGGCCACATCGTGCTGGTCGGTTCCATTTCCGGCAAGGCGGCGACCAAGTCGACCTCCCTGTACAACGCGACGAAGTTCGGGCTGCGCGGATTCGCCCTCGCCCTGCGCCAGGAACTCAGGGGCACGGGGGTGGGGGTGTCCCTGGTCCAGCCCGGCTTCGTCCGCGACGCCGGGATGTTCGCGGCCACCGGTGCCGCCACGCCGAACGGCATCAGGACCGTCACGCCCGGCCAGGTCGCCGACGGCGTCGTACGAGCCGTCCGCCGCGACCGGTGCGAGGTCAACGTGGCGCCGCTGGAGCTGCGGCTGCTGAGTGCCATCGCCGGGCAGTTCCCCGGATTCGCCGAGCGGGTCCAGGCCCGGGCGGACGTCGACGGCTCCGTGCGACAGATCGTCGAGTCCCAGCGCTCACGCCGTTAG
- a CDS encoding TetR/AcrR family transcriptional regulator — protein sequence MPHASDTRQSIIDAVLRIIGQDGIAAVTNRRIAKEAGVSLGSVTYHFATQHELLRESLLHFVAEETRHFTELADACTDERFDIGQAAEVVAQVAGGNAFDSRHIAPFELYVQAGRDERLRAAAAECFAAYDLLATRILTHLGVPDPERLAGVAVALVFGQQLRRLATGAPAEDLVDTLLILTKFTPTQTP from the coding sequence ATGCCCCATGCTTCCGACACCCGCCAGAGCATCATCGACGCCGTGCTGCGGATCATCGGGCAGGACGGCATCGCCGCCGTCACCAACCGGCGGATCGCCAAGGAGGCCGGAGTCTCCCTCGGCTCCGTCACCTACCACTTCGCCACCCAGCACGAGCTGCTGCGCGAGAGCCTGCTGCACTTCGTGGCGGAGGAGACCCGGCACTTCACGGAGCTCGCCGACGCGTGCACCGACGAGCGCTTCGACATCGGGCAGGCGGCCGAGGTGGTGGCGCAGGTCGCGGGCGGCAACGCCTTCGACAGCCGCCACATCGCGCCCTTCGAGCTCTACGTCCAGGCCGGCCGCGACGAACGGCTGCGTGCCGCCGCGGCCGAGTGCTTCGCCGCGTACGACCTGCTGGCCACCCGGATCCTGACCCACCTCGGCGTGCCGGACCCCGAACGCCTGGCCGGCGTGGCCGTCGCCCTGGTTTTCGGGCAGCAGCTGCGTCGGCTGGCGACCGGCGCCCCGGCCGAGGACCTCGTCGACACCCTGCTGATCCTCACGAAGTTCACCCCGACGCAGACGCCGTAG
- a CDS encoding DUF4344 domain-containing metallopeptidase has protein sequence MALFLAAFAVVSCGGDAVGASGEVTVVYEDDAIKPKNRHAVEVIRKSGVLEQAADWVNKSVDLPHDMVVKVTDKVPPGVTDAVTQPDGRTIYVPPAFLTQIEETLSGVVKTVKRPALLPEAKFNVDDLTALSTQFIFGHELGHALQRQLQLANLGLEEDAADGFASFYTINEVGPGPTLATAILFDELARAEGKLTLEGFASDHPVTQQRVFNYLCYLEGSDPKKFYGPLVDAGYLPKSRAPLCPQAWAMLDYGWWTQLQPHFTEAFKAQGDTSQENAHDQLIAETEALGKQIDKLRSEQ, from the coding sequence GTGGCGCTGTTCCTTGCCGCCTTCGCCGTCGTCTCGTGCGGCGGCGACGCGGTCGGCGCGAGTGGCGAGGTCACGGTCGTCTACGAGGACGACGCGATCAAGCCGAAGAACCGGCATGCCGTAGAGGTGATCCGGAAGTCCGGCGTGCTCGAGCAGGCCGCCGACTGGGTGAACAAGTCGGTTGACCTCCCGCACGACATGGTCGTGAAAGTCACCGACAAGGTCCCACCGGGTGTCACGGATGCGGTCACCCAGCCCGACGGCAGGACGATCTACGTGCCTCCGGCGTTCCTGACCCAGATCGAAGAGACCCTCAGTGGCGTGGTCAAGACCGTCAAACGGCCCGCCCTGTTGCCCGAGGCCAAGTTCAACGTTGACGACCTGACCGCGCTGTCGACCCAGTTCATCTTCGGCCACGAGCTGGGCCATGCTCTGCAGCGCCAGCTTCAGCTCGCGAACCTCGGCCTCGAGGAGGACGCCGCAGACGGGTTCGCGTCGTTCTACACCATCAACGAGGTAGGGCCGGGCCCGACGCTGGCGACCGCGATCCTTTTCGACGAGCTCGCCCGCGCGGAGGGCAAGCTGACGCTGGAGGGGTTCGCGAGCGATCACCCCGTCACCCAGCAAAGGGTCTTCAACTACCTTTGCTACCTCGAGGGAAGCGACCCGAAGAAGTTCTACGGGCCCCTGGTCGATGCGGGATACCTGCCGAAGTCCCGCGCCCCACTGTGTCCGCAGGCCTGGGCGATGCTGGACTACGGCTGGTGGACCCAACTCCAGCCGCATTTCACCGAGGCGTTCAAGGCGCAGGGCGACACGTCGCAGGAGAACGCGCACGACCAACTGATCGCGGAGACGGAAGCCCTGGGGAAGCAGATCGACAAGCTCCGCAGCGAGCAATGA
- a CDS encoding potassium channel family protein produces MTATLLVAAYYLLPMDSAFTVTTVIVLVGGVVAVAVLLSWQIYTITLSPRPGLKAMEAMAVTAPLFVLLYATACFLLEHSASGSFSEPLSRTDALYFAMTVFSTVGFGDITACSEPARLLTTGQITLNLLLLSVAARLLASAVQRGRQRQGLSAGPGESDSTS; encoded by the coding sequence ATGACGGCGACGCTCCTTGTGGCCGCCTACTACCTGCTGCCCATGGACTCGGCCTTCACGGTCACGACCGTCATCGTGCTCGTCGGTGGCGTCGTGGCCGTGGCCGTGCTCCTGTCCTGGCAGATCTACACGATCACACTGTCTCCGCGGCCCGGGTTGAAGGCCATGGAGGCCATGGCGGTCACCGCGCCGCTCTTCGTCCTGCTGTACGCCACGGCATGCTTCCTGTTGGAGCACAGCGCGTCGGGCAGCTTCAGTGAACCTCTGTCGCGCACGGACGCGTTGTACTTCGCGATGACCGTGTTCAGTACGGTCGGATTCGGGGACATCACTGCGTGCAGCGAGCCGGCCCGCCTGCTGACAACGGGGCAGATCACGCTGAATCTGCTGCTGCTCAGTGTGGCGGCCCGACTCCTGGCCAGCGCAGTTCAGCGGGGCCGGCAACGCCAAGGTCTGTCTGCGGGCCCGGGCGAGAGCGACAGCACGTCCTGA
- a CDS encoding DUF1398 family protein, translating to MAVHLIDEAAQQGARCGDLVAGDAGGQRAVGICGPGREAEALRRAGVTRCRMAVPSNAMLYLTDAGPVAVQGEPLATGMLDVMPFDRQALVTALRADQAGQTTFAEFVQGCWNAGIVWYDVDLNARNCTYYGAHGESYVETYPAVEI from the coding sequence ATGGCGGTGCACCTGATCGATGAGGCGGCGCAGCAGGGCGCGCGCTGCGGCGATCTCGTCGCCGGGGATGCCGGTGGTCAGCGCGCGGTGGGCATCTGTGGCCCGGGCCGTGAGGCCGAGGCCCTGCGCCGGGCCGGAGTCACCCGCTGCCGGATGGCCGTGCCGTCGAACGCCATGCTCTACCTCACCGACGCAGGACCCGTCGCCGTCCAGGGCGAACCGCTGGCCACCGGCATGCTCGACGTCATGCCGTTCGACCGCCAGGCACTCGTCACAGCGCTGCGTGCCGACCAGGCCGGCCAGACCACCTTCGCCGAGTTCGTCCAGGGCTGCTGGAACGCCGGCATCGTCTGGTACGACGTCGACCTCAACGCGCGGAACTGCACCTACTACGGCGCCCACGGCGAGAGCTACGTCGAGACCTACCCTGCCGTCGAAATCTGA
- a CDS encoding erythromycin esterase family protein — MTAHKRVIGRRGLLAATAGIVATVLLAPAASATPATTATDGRQADAHRALERAAHPLRSTEPGGNTGDLRALGAMVGDARVVGLGEATQQALDLVTANKGTGGDAYEWAEQHARNIAQTFAFTSLDLADPQSVSAAELLRDQAMADNTAWWQRRTGDKMLLSAHNGHVGYLSTDPVMYPTTQGVFLRNALGRDYAAIGFTFAQGSFLTATTFGGAWDKVTVPAAAPDMHEYTLDLVRHRDYYLDLRTLPVAGRNWLNTPRPVYNAGSSFKNDPLPTLAIGQAYDILIHLNQVHEAAKL, encoded by the coding sequence ATGACCGCGCACAAGCGGGTGATCGGCCGACGTGGGCTGCTCGCCGCGACGGCCGGCATCGTGGCCACCGTCCTGCTGGCCCCGGCAGCCTCTGCCACACCCGCCACCACGGCGACGGACGGCCGACAGGCCGACGCGCACCGCGCGCTGGAGCGCGCCGCCCACCCGCTGCGGTCGACGGAACCCGGCGGCAACACCGGCGACCTGCGGGCCCTGGGAGCCATGGTCGGCGACGCCAGGGTGGTCGGACTGGGAGAGGCCACCCAGCAGGCACTCGACCTGGTTACCGCGAACAAGGGCACCGGCGGTGACGCCTACGAATGGGCCGAACAGCACGCCCGCAACATCGCCCAGACCTTCGCCTTCACCTCCCTCGATCTGGCCGATCCGCAGTCGGTGTCCGCCGCGGAGCTCCTTCGCGACCAGGCCATGGCCGACAACACCGCCTGGTGGCAGCGCCGCACCGGCGACAAGATGCTGCTGTCGGCGCACAACGGCCACGTCGGCTACCTGTCCACCGACCCCGTGATGTACCCCACCACGCAAGGCGTCTTCCTGCGCAACGCCCTCGGCCGCGACTACGCAGCCATCGGATTCACCTTTGCCCAGGGGTCATTCCTCACGGCGACCACCTTCGGCGGGGCCTGGGACAAGGTCACCGTCCCCGCGGCCGCCCCCGACATGCACGAGTACACCCTCGACCTGGTCCGCCACCGCGACTACTACCTCGACCTGCGCACGCTGCCGGTCGCGGGCCGCAACTGGCTGAACACCCCCCGCCCCGTCTACAACGCCGGTTCGTCCTTCAAGAACGACCCGCTCCCCACCCTCGCAATCGGCCAGGCCTACGACATCCTCATCCACCTGAACCAGGTGCACGAAGCCGCCAAACTCTGA
- a CDS encoding AAA family ATPase — MSAPLSTEYGTERPQGTRAVTDQVDMQGARRRIAPRGIVDLRGRSDQDIELSYPSHAAVIVAGLPGSGKSTLLRAWSPAATVVDPRATRTAYEAWMPVWLPYAVYRPWARLRHMQWTRSEIRRGRPLLIHDCGGRAWMRRWLAHTARRAGRPLHMVVLDVGPQEALSGQHARRRLASRRAFETHRRGLAELLSHIEDDGLTARTGIRSLVLLDRGLRDRVTSVRFGLPQD, encoded by the coding sequence GTGAGCGCACCCCTCAGCACCGAGTACGGAACGGAACGGCCGCAGGGCACTCGGGCCGTCACGGACCAGGTCGACATGCAAGGCGCCCGCCGCCGCATCGCGCCACGGGGAATCGTCGATCTGCGGGGGCGGAGCGACCAGGACATCGAGCTGTCCTATCCGTCCCACGCAGCGGTCATCGTCGCCGGCCTTCCCGGCAGCGGGAAGAGCACGCTCCTGCGTGCCTGGTCCCCGGCCGCCACCGTCGTGGATCCCCGCGCCACCCGCACCGCGTACGAGGCGTGGATGCCCGTGTGGCTTCCCTACGCGGTCTACCGGCCGTGGGCGCGGCTGAGACACATGCAGTGGACGCGTTCCGAGATCCGGCGCGGTCGGCCCCTGCTCATCCACGACTGCGGCGGCCGGGCATGGATGCGTCGATGGCTTGCGCACACGGCCCGCCGAGCCGGACGCCCCCTGCACATGGTGGTGCTCGATGTCGGCCCCCAGGAGGCACTGTCCGGCCAACACGCCCGCCGTCGGCTGGCTTCGCGTCGGGCCTTCGAAACCCACCGGCGGGGCCTTGCCGAACTGCTCTCGCACATCGAGGACGACGGCCTCACCGCCCGTACGGGCATCCGCTCCCTGGTTCTCCTCGACCGCGGCCTCCGAGACCGTGTCACCTCGGTACGGTTCGGCCTCCCCCAGGACTGA
- a CDS encoding S8 family peptidase — MSSSSQSSAFRRRRWQLLSAATAVPLLASGLAVLQAPAQAAPSKPTATAKPSATHKVTLVTGDVVTVTTTADGKQIADVDRPDSAVGGVKIQQIKGDLFVVPDEAVPLLGTDRLDRRLFNVTDLIEMGYDDAKSAAVPLIATYTQPRSGAAVEPTAPQGSRLTRKLKDIHGAVLSTEKKQARTFWSSVAPQGSATLGAGVAKLWLDGRVKANLKESVPLIGATEAWAAGYTGKGVKVAVLDTGIDVNHPDFAGLIDGTASFVPDEAVTDVNGHGTHVAGTIVGSGAASGGDNKGVAPGADLFVGKVLGGAEGYGQDSWVMAGMQWAAESGADVVNMSLGDSYPTDGSDPMSQTVDALSARYGTLFVIAAGNAGPESISAPGAAASALTVAATDKQDRLAGFSSTGPLAHSGGMKPDIAAPGVDITAPRSSQMTGGGEGSYRTLSGTSMATPHVAGAAAILAQQHPDWTGAQLKEHLMSTAKGLDGGYSPYEVGTGRLDVAAAVHTTIRGTGSLLFGNHTWPHEPSDAAVTKNLTFTNPGPAAVTLNLALTGGGPFTLGATTVSVPAGGTAAVPVTGDPRTAPAGRHADYVTATDAATGQPVTRTSVALLKEEERYDLNIKLVGRDGKPAAGWVGINLAGDVSPWSVYVDGSTTMRMAPGTYTVAGYLDVAGEKADRSGLAVLVDPETVLKDGSADVVLDASRAHLLQTEAPERTEDRQRKVDFNVHYKGLDPYTDYRGAYVLPPTYDDVYVAPTEPMEQGEFMLTTRWRKGEPQLGLSTSDGRLQLDTLVQAGSSLGTATDRLDAVYAGNGAAAAYKKVKAKGRAVVIERSDEVPPQERTEAAVAAGAKALIVVNDGVGALMEYVGESAIPVATVHRDAGKALVAMARAATHKLTVKQTRYTPFVYDLTRDYPGQVPDRALVYKPAKGDLARIDARYYSAAGGRSAEGYRSDFTLSPSFNLPEREWHPGTRTEWVTPGQVWREFHTQGVDGVLPWSMVSGDNTYAKGSATRLDWFAPATRPGQSESFGVYNSRWQNHMTWNVQAWASASDTMRLGGYLPWGETPSHLQVFQGDRLIHDNPVGGDMQWQEVPVGNLPYRAVLDVERPGDVFRLSTRTHTAWTFMSDTVDSDSFEPFSVLNLDYKLESDLHGDLKAGARQQIALKPVSMDLGTVPGTVTTVALDVSYDDGATWQKVTLAKGTDGSWTGSFTTAAKPGGFVSVRASAETDSGFSVKNEIIRAYGLR; from the coding sequence ATGTCCTCCTCCTCTCAGTCCTCCGCCTTCCGGCGCAGGCGCTGGCAGCTGCTCTCGGCCGCTACCGCGGTGCCGCTGCTGGCGTCGGGGCTCGCAGTTCTGCAAGCGCCCGCACAAGCCGCTCCGAGCAAGCCCACCGCTACCGCCAAGCCCTCGGCGACCCACAAGGTCACCCTGGTCACCGGCGACGTCGTCACGGTCACCACGACGGCCGACGGCAAGCAGATCGCCGACGTCGACCGGCCGGACAGTGCCGTCGGCGGTGTGAAGATCCAGCAGATCAAGGGCGACCTGTTCGTCGTCCCGGACGAGGCCGTGCCGTTGCTGGGCACGGACAGACTGGACCGACGGCTGTTCAACGTCACCGACCTGATCGAGATGGGCTACGACGACGCGAAGTCGGCCGCGGTCCCGCTGATCGCGACGTACACCCAGCCGAGGTCCGGCGCGGCGGTCGAGCCGACGGCTCCCCAGGGCAGCCGGCTGACCCGCAAGCTCAAGGACATCCACGGCGCCGTGCTCAGCACCGAGAAGAAGCAGGCCCGTACCTTCTGGAGTTCCGTCGCGCCGCAGGGCAGCGCGACGTTGGGCGCCGGTGTGGCGAAGCTGTGGCTCGACGGTCGGGTGAAGGCCAACCTGAAGGAGAGCGTGCCGTTGATCGGCGCCACCGAGGCATGGGCGGCCGGCTACACCGGCAAGGGCGTCAAGGTCGCGGTGCTCGACACCGGCATCGACGTCAACCACCCCGACTTCGCCGGCCTGATCGACGGCACGGCCAGCTTCGTACCGGATGAGGCCGTCACCGACGTCAACGGACACGGTACCCACGTGGCCGGCACGATCGTCGGCTCCGGCGCAGCCTCCGGAGGCGACAACAAGGGCGTCGCCCCCGGCGCCGACCTGTTCGTCGGCAAGGTGCTCGGCGGCGCGGAGGGCTACGGCCAGGACTCCTGGGTCATGGCCGGCATGCAGTGGGCCGCCGAGTCCGGTGCGGACGTCGTCAACATGAGTCTCGGCGACTCCTACCCGACGGACGGCAGCGACCCGATGTCGCAGACGGTCGACGCGCTGTCCGCGCGGTACGGCACGCTGTTCGTCATAGCCGCCGGCAACGCGGGCCCGGAGAGCATCTCCGCTCCGGGCGCGGCCGCCTCGGCGCTGACCGTGGCCGCCACGGACAAGCAGGACCGGCTCGCCGGTTTCTCCAGCACCGGTCCGCTGGCGCACTCCGGCGGCATGAAGCCGGACATCGCCGCTCCCGGCGTGGACATCACCGCGCCCCGCTCGTCGCAGATGACCGGCGGTGGAGAGGGCTCCTACCGCACCCTCAGCGGCACCTCGATGGCCACCCCGCACGTGGCAGGCGCTGCGGCGATCCTGGCCCAGCAGCACCCGGACTGGACCGGCGCGCAGCTCAAGGAACACCTGATGAGCACTGCGAAGGGTCTGGACGGCGGGTACTCGCCCTACGAGGTCGGTACCGGCCGTCTCGACGTGGCCGCCGCCGTGCACACCACCATCCGCGGTACCGGATCGCTCCTCTTCGGCAACCACACGTGGCCGCACGAGCCGAGCGACGCCGCCGTCACGAAGAACCTGACCTTCACCAACCCCGGCCCCGCCGCCGTCACGCTGAACCTGGCGCTGACCGGCGGCGGCCCGTTCACGCTGGGAGCCACCACGGTGAGCGTCCCGGCGGGCGGCACCGCCGCCGTCCCCGTGACCGGTGACCCCCGAACCGCCCCGGCAGGCCGGCACGCCGACTACGTGACAGCCACCGACGCGGCCACCGGACAGCCGGTGACCCGCACCTCCGTGGCGCTCCTCAAGGAGGAGGAGCGCTACGACCTGAACATCAAGCTGGTCGGCAGGGACGGCAAGCCCGCCGCCGGCTGGGTCGGAATCAACCTCGCCGGCGACGTCTCACCGTGGTCGGTCTACGTCGACGGATCGACCACCATGCGCATGGCGCCGGGCACGTACACCGTCGCGGGGTACCTCGACGTGGCCGGCGAGAAGGCGGACCGCTCGGGTCTGGCCGTGCTGGTCGACCCGGAGACCGTACTCAAGGACGGCTCCGCCGACGTGGTGCTGGACGCGAGCCGCGCACACCTGCTGCAGACCGAGGCGCCGGAGCGCACCGAGGACCGCCAGCGCAAGGTCGACTTCAACGTCCACTACAAGGGCCTCGACCCGTACACGGACTACCGCGGCGCGTACGTGCTGCCGCCGACGTACGACGACGTCTACGTCGCACCCACGGAGCCGATGGAGCAGGGCGAGTTCATGCTGACCACCCGTTGGCGCAAGGGTGAGCCGCAGCTCGGCCTGAGCACCTCGGACGGTCGGCTCCAGCTCGACACGCTGGTGCAGGCGGGCAGCTCCCTGGGCACGGCCACGGACAGGCTGGACGCCGTCTACGCGGGCAACGGCGCGGCGGCCGCGTACAAGAAGGTCAAGGCCAAGGGCAGGGCGGTCGTCATCGAACGCAGCGACGAGGTTCCGCCGCAGGAGCGCACCGAGGCCGCGGTCGCGGCCGGTGCGAAGGCGCTGATCGTGGTCAATGACGGGGTCGGAGCCCTGATGGAGTACGTCGGAGAGTCGGCCATCCCGGTCGCCACCGTGCACCGCGACGCCGGCAAGGCCCTTGTCGCGATGGCCAGAGCCGCCACCCACAAGCTGACCGTCAAGCAGACCCGGTACACGCCGTTCGTCTACGACCTCACCCGGGACTACCCCGGTCAGGTGCCGGACCGGGCTCTGGTCTACAAGCCGGCCAAGGGTGACCTCGCCCGGATCGACGCCCGCTACTACTCCGCCGCGGGAGGCCGGTCCGCGGAAGGCTACCGGTCCGACTTCACGCTCAGCCCGTCCTTCAACCTTCCCGAGCGCGAATGGCACCCGGGCACCCGCACCGAGTGGGTGACTCCGGGCCAGGTCTGGCGGGAGTTCCACACGCAGGGCGTCGACGGAGTCCTGCCGTGGTCGATGGTGTCGGGCGACAACACGTACGCCAAGGGCAGCGCCACCCGGCTGGACTGGTTCGCCCCGGCGACCAGGCCCGGCCAGAGCGAGTCCTTCGGCGTGTACAACTCCCGCTGGCAGAACCACATGACCTGGAACGTGCAGGCGTGGGCCTCGGCCAGCGACACCATGCGGCTGGGCGGCTACCTGCCGTGGGGTGAGACTCCGTCCCACCTGCAGGTGTTCCAGGGTGACAGGCTGATCCACGACAACCCGGTCGGCGGAGACATGCAGTGGCAGGAGGTACCGGTGGGCAACCTGCCCTACCGCGCCGTCCTCGACGTGGAGCGGCCCGGTGACGTCTTCCGGCTGTCGACGCGCACCCACACCGCGTGGACCTTCATGTCCGACACCGTCGACTCGGACTCCTTCGAGCCGTTCTCGGTGCTCAACCTGGACTACAAGCTCGAGTCGGACCTGCACGGCGACCTCAAGGCCGGTGCGAGGCAGCAGATCGCGCTCAAGCCGGTGTCCATGGACCTCGGCACCGTGCCGGGCACCGTCACCACGGTGGCGCTGGACGTCTCCTACGACGACGGCGCCACCTGGCAGAAGGTGACCCTGGCCAAGGGCACCGACGGCTCCTGGACGGGCTCGTTCACGACGGCCGCGAAGCCCGGCGGCTTCGTCTCCGTGCGCGCGAGCGCCGAGACGGACAGCGGCTTCAGCGTCAAGAACGAGATCATCCGGGCGTACGGACTGCGATGA